One part of the Melioribacteraceae bacterium genome encodes these proteins:
- a CDS encoding nucleoside recognition domain-containing protein translates to MNEKVNNDLILKRAIKYRWEIGDHFLDSVMESIYKDAETIAGKVVSTPDSKSNYNMDRMIDKIVTSKWTGFPIMLLLLSFVFWLTIVGSNYPSGLLASLLVETIHPILKELINSTGIPWYINGLIIDGGYLSMAWVVSVMLPPMAIFFPMFTLLEDFGYLPRVAFNMDNLYKRVGAHGKQALTMTMGFGCNAAGVIAARIIDSPRERLIAIITNNFSLCNGRWPTQILIATIFIGSLVPPVLGGLVSAAAVVSVALLGILFSLVVSWMLSRTVLKGEVSAFSLELPPYRPPRLLQTLYTSLIDRTIFVLWRAVIFAIPAGMVIWLVSNISINDVSLAEYFVRFADPFAIFIGLNGIIILAYIIAIPANEIVIPTILMLSVLVFGITDFGSGSGVLFELDNVGDVASILKTGGWTALTGINLMLFSLLHNPCSTTIYTIYKETRSLKWTLISTLLPIFLGLAVCFFVAQLWRIFIGN, encoded by the coding sequence ATGAATGAAAAAGTAAATAACGATTTAATTCTGAAAAGAGCTATAAAATACAGATGGGAAATTGGTGATCATTTCCTCGATTCTGTTATGGAATCTATTTATAAGGATGCTGAAACGATTGCCGGAAAAGTCGTTTCAACTCCCGATAGTAAGTCGAACTATAATATGGATCGGATGATTGATAAAATAGTTACAAGCAAATGGACCGGATTCCCGATTATGCTGCTGCTTTTATCCTTCGTATTCTGGCTTACTATCGTAGGTTCAAATTATCCTTCCGGGCTTCTTGCAAGTCTGTTGGTTGAAACAATTCATCCGATATTAAAAGAACTGATTAATTCCACCGGTATTCCTTGGTACATTAATGGATTAATAATTGACGGGGGATATTTGTCAATGGCATGGGTTGTGAGTGTAATGCTTCCGCCAATGGCAATCTTTTTCCCTATGTTCACTCTTTTGGAAGATTTTGGATATCTCCCAAGAGTTGCATTTAATATGGATAATCTCTACAAACGTGTAGGTGCTCACGGTAAACAGGCACTTACAATGACTATGGGATTCGGCTGCAATGCTGCCGGAGTGATAGCGGCAAGAATTATCGATAGTCCACGTGAACGACTGATTGCAATAATCACCAATAACTTTTCTCTTTGCAACGGACGATGGCCCACTCAAATTTTGATTGCTACCATTTTCATCGGGAGCCTGGTTCCGCCTGTGCTGGGTGGATTGGTTTCTGCTGCCGCAGTTGTTTCAGTTGCTCTTCTTGGAATTCTTTTTAGCCTGGTTGTTTCCTGGATGTTATCCAGAACAGTTCTTAAAGGGGAGGTATCAGCGTTCAGTCTTGAACTGCCTCCATACAGGCCGCCCAGATTGTTACAAACTCTATACACATCATTAATCGATCGGACTATATTTGTCTTATGGAGAGCCGTCATTTTTGCAATTCCTGCGGGTATGGTTATCTGGCTGGTTTCGAATATTTCAATTAATGATGTAAGTCTGGCAGAATACTTTGTAAGGTTTGCCGATCCGTTTGCAATATTCATTGGATTAAACGGGATTATTATTCTCGCTTATATTATTGCAATACCTGCAAACGAAATTGTTATTCCGACAATTTTAATGCTTTCCGTTCTTGTTTTTGGAATCACCGATTTCGGTTCCGGATCCGGTGTGCTTTTTGAACTGGATAATGTTGGTGATGTTGCTTCCATATTGAAAACAGGCGGATGGACCGCCTTAACAGGTATTAACCTGATGCTATTTAGTTTATTACACAATCCATGCTCAACAACTATTTATACAATTTATAAAGAAACACGTAGTTTAAAGTGGACTCTAATTTCAACGTTGCTTCCGATATTTCTCGGTTTAGCAGTATGTTTTTTTGTTGCGCAGTTATGGAGAATTTTTATCGGAAATTAA
- a CDS encoding transporter, with the protein MSKSVIKNIIMLFLFPVLELFAQGSIPPLSTDRPDQTESAQVVPLNSIQIEIGFLFQKQSLIENNVRIENQNLILGSTLVRYGLSESVELRFGAEYFSGRSKIDEVESSIKGVQGVYFGSKFHFRKDQDLITNASLLVNFNLPHGNQMLRPERFESGIALCLEQKLNSRIDLGFNFGFTDESKINRLIYFYSASLGFNLNERIGFFIELYGDLNGNLNNYYNLDAGIKFLQKENIQIDFSAGTRLIHDKTEWFGSLGFSLRLPE; encoded by the coding sequence ATGAGTAAAAGTGTAATTAAGAATATTATTATGTTATTCCTTTTCCCGGTCCTTGAATTATTTGCTCAAGGTAGTATACCTCCGTTGTCTACGGACAGACCGGATCAAACAGAATCGGCACAGGTTGTTCCTCTTAATTCTATTCAGATCGAGATCGGTTTCCTATTTCAAAAACAGTCACTTATTGAGAATAATGTTAGAATTGAAAATCAGAATTTAATTTTAGGAAGTACGCTTGTCAGATACGGATTGAGCGAGTCTGTCGAATTGAGGTTTGGTGCCGAGTATTTTTCCGGTAGATCGAAAATTGATGAGGTTGAATCTTCGATCAAGGGTGTACAGGGAGTATACTTTGGCAGTAAGTTCCACTTCAGAAAAGATCAGGATTTAATAACGAATGCTTCCTTACTTGTTAATTTTAACCTCCCTCACGGCAACCAGATGTTAAGGCCGGAACGTTTTGAATCCGGTATAGCACTCTGTTTAGAACAAAAACTTAACAGTCGAATCGACCTTGGATTCAATTTTGGATTTACTGATGAAAGTAAAATTAACCGGCTCATCTATTTCTATTCTGCTTCCCTGGGTTTCAATTTGAACGAGAGGATTGGATTCTTTATTGAATTGTATGGGGACTTGAATGGCAATTTAAACAATTACTACAATCTGGATGCGGGAATTAAGTTTTTACAAAAGGAGAATATTCAAATCGATTTTTCAGCCGGCACTCGATTAATACACGATAAAACAGAATGGTTCGGAAGCCTCGGTTTTTCTTTAAGGCTCCCGGAATAA
- the ppk1 gene encoding polyphosphate kinase 1 has translation MQHSKEFLKKYMNADNFFNRDLSWLEFNLRVLEEAINPDLPLLDKIKFISIFFSNLDEFYMIRVSGLKEQIRANVFDVSIDGLTPHEQLRQIEKILQPMLKQIYDYWRETIIPQLNENKIFICELNQLSKDERDSLNKYFLKEIYPILTPLAFDPGRPFPYISNLSLSFAILVKRPNGEKNFARVKVPSILPRLLRIDSLIKSKHSNGGSNGSYKYIWIGDLIRSNLNLLFPGMEIVEAYRFRITRDTDLEIQEDEADDLLQLIEENIKQRKFGSVVRLEVEKQMPEYMIETLIENLEIDRNDLHIIDGNLGLSDVMTMYDLPLPHLKEKAFHPVIPDLFLEEENIFSLIKRKEILLHHPYDSFSPVEDFIKEASRDPDVLAIKQTLYRVGLNSPIIKYLIEAAERKKQVAVLVELKARFDEENNIFWARELEKAGVHVVYGLLGLKTHAKMSLVVRREADGVQRYVHLSTGNYNLSTAKLYTDLGLFTTDEDICADVSEIFNYLTGYSEQKSYRKLCVAPINKRQRFLELIEREIKNVKSGGKGHIIFKLNSLVDPLLIAALYEASNRGVKIDLIVRGVCCLIPSVPGLSSNIRVISIVGRFLEHSRIYYFNNNGNEEFYLSSADIMQRNLDRRVETTFPVYDEDHKRYLKEMILDTCMADNIKARVLLPTGKYVFNRPLFNEDEFNHQEFMMDYTIKKSGISKQQKLKNR, from the coding sequence ATGCAGCACTCCAAAGAATTTCTAAAAAAATACATGAATGCGGATAATTTTTTTAACCGCGATTTAAGCTGGCTCGAATTCAACCTGCGGGTTCTTGAAGAAGCTATTAATCCGGATCTTCCTCTTCTGGATAAAATAAAATTCATATCGATCTTCTTTTCAAACCTCGATGAATTTTATATGATTCGCGTTTCGGGTCTGAAAGAACAGATTAGAGCAAACGTTTTTGACGTATCAATAGACGGATTAACACCCCACGAACAACTCCGGCAGATTGAGAAAATTCTTCAGCCGATGTTAAAACAGATCTATGATTACTGGAGAGAGACGATTATTCCCCAGTTAAACGAGAATAAAATATTCATTTGCGAATTGAATCAGCTCTCTAAAGATGAAAGAGATTCACTAAATAAATACTTCCTTAAAGAGATCTATCCGATATTAACACCTCTCGCTTTCGATCCCGGGAGACCATTCCCTTATATTTCGAACCTTAGTCTTAGCTTTGCGATACTTGTAAAAAGACCTAACGGAGAAAAAAACTTCGCCAGGGTTAAGGTTCCGAGTATCCTTCCCAGACTGCTCAGGATAGATTCCCTGATAAAGTCCAAACATAGTAATGGCGGATCCAACGGCAGCTACAAATACATCTGGATCGGAGATTTAATCCGGTCAAATTTGAACCTACTATTTCCCGGAATGGAGATTGTAGAAGCATACAGATTCCGGATTACACGCGATACGGATCTCGAAATACAGGAGGACGAAGCAGATGACCTTTTACAGCTGATTGAAGAAAATATAAAACAGAGAAAATTCGGTTCTGTTGTCCGGCTCGAAGTAGAAAAACAAATGCCGGAATATATGATCGAAACGTTAATAGAGAATCTTGAAATCGACAGGAACGATCTTCACATAATAGATGGAAACCTCGGACTGAGTGATGTAATGACAATGTATGATCTGCCACTACCGCATCTTAAAGAGAAGGCATTTCATCCGGTTATTCCTGATCTTTTTTTAGAGGAGGAGAACATCTTTTCTCTTATAAAGCGAAAAGAAATATTACTTCACCATCCGTATGATTCATTTTCGCCAGTTGAAGATTTTATAAAGGAAGCTTCACGCGATCCTGATGTATTAGCAATTAAACAGACTTTGTATAGAGTCGGTTTGAATTCCCCTATCATAAAATACCTGATTGAAGCCGCAGAGAGAAAAAAACAAGTTGCGGTACTTGTGGAACTTAAAGCAAGATTTGATGAAGAGAACAATATATTCTGGGCAAGAGAACTTGAAAAAGCTGGAGTGCATGTTGTTTACGGTTTATTGGGTTTAAAAACCCACGCTAAGATGTCGCTTGTAGTTAGACGTGAAGCAGATGGAGTTCAGAGGTATGTTCATTTGAGTACTGGAAATTATAATCTGTCTACTGCAAAATTATATACAGACCTAGGATTATTTACTACCGATGAGGATATATGTGCAGATGTTTCAGAAATATTTAATTACCTCACCGGTTATTCCGAGCAAAAAAGTTACAGGAAACTTTGCGTTGCCCCTATTAATAAACGTCAGCGCTTTCTTGAATTGATTGAAAGAGAGATTAAAAATGTAAAGTCCGGCGGCAAGGGACATATTATTTTCAAGCTGAACTCGCTGGTAGATCCTCTATTGATTGCAGCTTTATACGAAGCATCGAACCGGGGTGTTAAAATCGATTTGATTGTGCGGGGTGTCTGTTGTTTAATTCCGTCTGTCCCGGGTTTGAGTTCGAATATCAGAGTAATCAGCATTGTCGGCAGATTCCTAGAGCACAGCAGGATCTATTATTTTAATAACAACGGGAATGAGGAGTTTTACTTAAGTAGCGCTGATATTATGCAGAGGAATCTGGATAGAAGAGTAGAGACAACATTCCCTGTTTATGATGAAGACCATAAACGTTATTTGAAAGAGATGATACTGGACACCTGTATGGCCGATAATATTAAGGCACGTGTATTGCTGCCTACCGGTAAATATGTATTTAACCGTCCATTATTTAATGAGGATGAGTTCAATCATCAGGAATTTATGATGGACTATACAATTAAGAAGTCGGGTATTTCAAAGCAGCAGAAATTAAAAAACCGTTAA
- a CDS encoding deaminase: MPDKKKRPSWDEYFLKVAMLVSERATCPRMHCGCVLVKDKQILSTGYNGSIPGDQHCEDIGCLVVDNHCIRTIHAEMNAILQCSSHGISTEGATAYITNMPCTNCSKALITAGIKQVVIFSDYHDTLAEEFFSKAKVGIKRLPMPDNLIHYDLDSFTSAKKIK; encoded by the coding sequence ATGCCGGACAAAAAGAAGCGTCCATCCTGGGATGAGTATTTTTTAAAAGTTGCAATGCTGGTCTCAGAACGTGCAACATGCCCGCGTATGCATTGCGGTTGTGTACTTGTGAAAGATAAACAGATTTTATCTACCGGATATAACGGTTCGATTCCCGGAGATCAGCATTGTGAGGATATTGGTTGCCTGGTTGTTGACAATCACTGTATTCGTACTATCCATGCGGAAATGAACGCTATTCTGCAGTGTTCTTCACATGGAATAAGCACAGAAGGTGCAACAGCCTATATAACAAATATGCCGTGTACAAATTGCTCCAAAGCTCTTATAACCGCCGGAATAAAACAGGTTGTTATTTTTTCTGATTATCACGACACCCTAGCTGAGGAATTTTTCTCTAAAGCAAAAGTGGGAATTAAAAGACTTCCGATGCCCGATAATTTAATTCATTATGATCTGGACTCATTTACATCTGCAAAAAAAATTAAGTGA
- a CDS encoding HAMP domain-containing sensor histidine kinase has product MNLKIILLLIGVTISLGTLFYTQSLVNKLQDRERQIVQLYANSLEYAASSDNISSDFTFIFENIIRRIDFPMIVTDGNDNIISDEEGKGYKNIIIDDGKNKNEVQKILNEKLIELSEIHYPIHVKIPDGTVIQKIYFGNSDIIRQLKYYPYLQILFAFLFIMIAYSSFSYIKRSEQSNIWVGMSKETAHQLGTPISSLLGWNEILKMNYNNPDKVLDCVEEIGSDLNRLNKITMRFSKIGSKPDLTEDSPYEAIERVIKYFERRLPQLGNNVTISIQGDRSVKSRLNSELFEWVIENLIKNALDAIENKHGKIDFILTTNKEMIEVEITDNGKGIEHKRRREIFRPGYSTKRRGWGLGLSLSKRIIENYHKGKIFVKQSIINEGTTFKIILKKSENIT; this is encoded by the coding sequence ATGAATCTCAAGATTATACTTCTTTTAATCGGTGTAACAATTTCATTAGGTACACTTTTCTACACGCAAAGCCTCGTAAATAAGCTTCAGGATAGAGAGCGCCAGATAGTACAACTTTATGCCAACAGTCTCGAGTATGCAGCAAGCTCCGATAATATAAGCAGCGATTTCACTTTTATTTTTGAAAACATTATTCGAAGAATCGATTTTCCTATGATTGTTACTGATGGGAATGACAACATTATATCTGACGAGGAAGGTAAAGGATATAAGAACATCATAATTGACGATGGGAAAAATAAAAACGAAGTGCAAAAAATTCTTAATGAAAAACTAATTGAATTAAGTGAAATTCATTACCCGATTCATGTTAAGATTCCCGACGGTACAGTTATTCAAAAAATCTATTTCGGGAATTCCGACATAATAAGGCAATTAAAGTACTACCCCTACTTGCAGATTCTTTTCGCATTTTTGTTTATTATGATTGCTTACTCAAGTTTCAGTTATATCAAACGGAGTGAACAAAGTAACATCTGGGTCGGGATGTCGAAAGAAACAGCTCATCAGCTTGGAACACCTATATCAAGTCTTCTTGGCTGGAATGAAATTTTAAAGATGAATTATAACAACCCGGATAAAGTTCTCGATTGCGTAGAAGAGATTGGAAGCGATTTAAACCGGTTAAATAAAATCACAATGAGGTTTTCAAAAATCGGTTCTAAACCAGATTTAACAGAAGACTCGCCATATGAGGCAATTGAAAGAGTAATAAAATATTTTGAAAGACGACTACCCCAGCTTGGGAATAATGTAACTATTTCTATACAGGGAGATCGTTCGGTAAAATCCAGACTCAATTCCGAATTATTCGAGTGGGTAATTGAGAATTTAATAAAGAATGCTCTTGACGCAATAGAAAATAAGCATGGTAAAATTGATTTTATTTTAACTACAAACAAGGAAATGATTGAAGTTGAAATAACGGATAACGGTAAAGGAATAGAACATAAACGACGCCGGGAAATTTTCAGACCGGGATATTCAACTAAAAGGCGCGGCTGGGGATTAGGTTTAAGTTTATCAAAGCGAATAATTGAGAATTATCATAAAGGCAAAATTTTTGTTAAGCAGTCTATCATCAACGAAGGAACAACATTCAAGATTATTCTGAAGAAATCGGAAAATATTACCTGA
- a CDS encoding adenylosuccinate synthase yields MSVSIIVGSQWGDEGKGKIVDILSERFDIVVRYQGGANAGHTVQIGDKQYILHLIPSGILREKVICVIGNGVVIDPKALLDEISILEKSGINIKGRLFISQNAHLIMPYHKLLDSISENTSTKIGTTGRGIGPCYIDKYARKGIRIVDLLDKKVLEEKIKFNIEEKNNILRKVYNHDELDVNEIIKEYVEFDQIIDQYITDVPSYLNNAISEGKSILLEGAQGTLLDVDHGTYPFVTSSNPTSGGASTGSGIPPTKISSVIGIVKAYTTRVGLGPFPTELFDKEGDKLREVGAEFGATTGRPRRCGWFDAFLMNYSRMINGIERVAITKLDVLSYLDEIKVCVAYEINGKKLKYYPTDVNKMMQVSPVYETLPGWKKDISSITEYDELPEQAKNYLSFISQQSGFEINFISVGPRRLQTIEL; encoded by the coding sequence ATGAGTGTCAGCATTATTGTGGGAAGCCAGTGGGGTGACGAAGGCAAAGGGAAAATCGTCGATATTCTAAGTGAACGATTCGATATTGTTGTAAGATATCAGGGTGGCGCAAATGCCGGTCATACTGTTCAAATTGGCGATAAACAATATATTCTTCATTTAATCCCATCGGGAATATTAAGAGAGAAAGTAATTTGCGTGATAGGAAACGGGGTTGTGATTGATCCAAAAGCATTGCTTGATGAAATTTCTATCCTCGAAAAATCCGGTATAAATATTAAAGGGAGATTATTTATTAGTCAGAATGCCCATTTGATTATGCCATATCACAAGCTTCTCGATTCTATAAGTGAAAACACATCGACAAAGATAGGAACAACGGGCCGCGGGATCGGACCCTGTTACATTGATAAATATGCCAGGAAAGGAATTCGGATAGTCGATCTGCTCGATAAAAAAGTTCTCGAAGAAAAAATAAAATTTAACATCGAAGAAAAGAACAACATACTCAGAAAAGTTTATAATCACGACGAACTGGATGTAAATGAAATTATAAAAGAGTATGTCGAGTTTGATCAGATAATTGATCAATATATAACGGATGTACCGAGCTATTTGAACAACGCCATTAGCGAAGGGAAATCAATTCTACTTGAAGGCGCACAGGGAACGCTTTTGGACGTTGACCACGGAACATATCCATTCGTCACTTCATCCAATCCGACTTCGGGAGGTGCATCTACTGGCTCAGGAATTCCCCCAACAAAAATTTCCTCCGTAATCGGAATAGTAAAAGCTTATACGACGAGAGTAGGGCTTGGACCATTCCCAACAGAATTATTCGATAAGGAGGGTGATAAATTGAGAGAGGTTGGCGCGGAATTCGGCGCAACAACGGGACGGCCAAGGAGATGCGGCTGGTTCGATGCATTCCTTATGAACTACTCAAGAATGATTAACGGAATTGAGAGAGTTGCGATTACGAAACTTGATGTGCTAAGCTACCTTGATGAAATCAAAGTCTGTGTTGCATATGAGATTAACGGAAAGAAATTAAAATACTACCCCACCGATGTAAATAAAATGATGCAGGTATCTCCGGTCTACGAGACGTTGCCGGGATGGAAAAAAGATATTTCCTCTATAACTGAGTACGACGAACTCCCCGAGCAAGCAAAGAATTATTTATCGTTCATTTCCCAACAAAGCGGATTTGAAATAAATTTTATATCGGTCGGGCCAAGAAGACTACAGACAATAGAATTATAG
- a CDS encoding STAS domain-containing protein, translating into MKIKTSEKYGAVVIELKGNVMGGPEAQEFSTLLHKLLDESKKNIVVDLADCKFMNSSGLGMLISGYTTIKNGGGSLKLANATEKIESLLVITKLITIFEHFNSVDEAVSSFK; encoded by the coding sequence ATGAAAATCAAAACATCAGAAAAATACGGAGCAGTAGTCATCGAATTAAAGGGGAATGTAATGGGTGGGCCTGAAGCTCAGGAATTCAGCACCCTGCTCCATAAATTACTGGATGAAAGTAAAAAGAATATTGTAGTTGATCTGGCCGACTGCAAGTTTATGAATAGCTCGGGACTCGGTATGCTAATCAGCGGTTATACAACTATCAAAAACGGCGGAGGCTCTTTAAAACTGGCCAATGCAACAGAAAAAATTGAGAGTTTACTTGTAATCACAAAACTTATTACGATCTTTGAACACTTTAATTCGGTTGATGAAGCAGTAAGCAGTTTTAAATAA
- a CDS encoding sigma-70 family RNA polymerase sigma factor — protein MDLQKDRENLEPRENSAEADEDFGLIRNFINGDESTFRTLVIKHKEKVRNLVFVTLGDTEYVDDISQDVFISVYHKIREFRFESKFTTWLYRITVNKCRDYLRKKKVRSIFVPIGDSDREYPTGPSGENYDIPQLVQNAIAKLPEKLRVPLVLRDIDGLSYKEIADQLGTEVGTIKSRIFRARESLKFLLEPYQKELRA, from the coding sequence ATGGATTTACAAAAAGACAGGGAAAATTTAGAGCCGAGGGAAAACTCTGCAGAAGCCGACGAAGACTTCGGGCTGATCAGAAACTTTATAAATGGAGACGAAAGTACTTTCAGAACCCTCGTAATCAAGCATAAAGAAAAGGTGAGAAACCTTGTTTTTGTTACTCTGGGTGATACTGAATATGTAGACGATATTTCTCAGGACGTATTTATAAGTGTTTACCATAAGATTAGAGAATTCAGGTTTGAATCCAAGTTTACTACCTGGTTATATAGAATTACGGTAAATAAATGCAGAGACTATCTGCGCAAGAAAAAAGTCAGGAGTATTTTTGTCCCGATCGGAGATTCCGACAGGGAGTATCCAACCGGTCCTTCCGGTGAAAATTACGATATTCCTCAACTTGTTCAGAACGCCATTGCAAAGTTGCCGGAAAAACTTAGAGTGCCTTTGGTTCTTAGAGACATCGACGGATTAAGTTACAAGGAAATAGCCGACCAGCTGGGAACTGAAGTCGGAACTATTAAATCGAGGATTTTCCGAGCACGTGAAAGTCTGAAATTTCTATTGGAACCTTATCAAAAGGAATTAAGAGCTTGA
- a CDS encoding SpoIIE family protein phosphatase, translated as MSNNNSKNLMRAKGLENAILTSILLFLFNLVFPSHDTLILSVINEILIFLVLFFVLSYIQPFLSSKTDSPLTLVLNAGILAALIFFIISVSDSILGPLAQPGANLNIFNSLFSILIIFVVIATLVYILASFRELFFLRQKKDPRTYFNTMQVFFALTFFSNLLFKIDENFDYPYNAFFVVSIVLISLNSLRVAWIAFLVKKQKLYLLIISIILSILFALNFGLLSDTNTIRQIIVNFSPGLYSILSLTMIYGMIYFGVIFFTTLFHLPTAEAFDRKAEEVSSLMDLTKLITQVFDFKELADTVTSITTKVCNSYSAWLVTRNENEMELNSVNNIGYVEADKLTKILLNSDDQDQQRVQTIYFDSVSSELKSVMKEFRSIAIAPLKLQGQVNGFLITARHKDVNFDEDEKRSLQAFADYAAVALENAKLIAESIEKERLEKELDVARDIQRKILPDHVPVSRDFEVAALFVPAFEVGGDYYDFFKIADDKLAFVVADVSGKGISAAFIMAEVKGIFESLSKLILNPRDLLIKVNEILKESLDKKSFVTVVYGILNQSTGELIFARAGHPPILLCSGNGVERLQPNGIGIGLDYSSGFANTLKEMQIVLKNDDIIAFYSDGIPEAKNSNDEDFGYDRFEQIIFQNREKSLDEISNILMHDLTIFSKDHSQHDDITLVLIKWNKKN; from the coding sequence ATGAGTAATAATAATTCTAAAAACCTGATGCGCGCAAAAGGTCTGGAAAATGCAATTCTAACTTCCATACTTCTTTTCCTCTTTAATCTCGTATTTCCATCACACGACACTCTGATTCTATCCGTAATTAATGAAATACTTATTTTCCTGGTACTGTTTTTTGTTCTTTCTTATATCCAGCCGTTTCTAAGTTCAAAAACAGATTCACCTTTAACCCTGGTATTAAATGCCGGAATACTGGCCGCTTTAATATTTTTTATTATTTCTGTCTCGGATTCGATACTAGGACCATTGGCTCAGCCGGGTGCAAATCTTAATATTTTTAATTCTCTCTTTTCAATTCTGATAATCTTTGTGGTTATTGCTACTCTCGTTTATATACTTGCATCATTCAGAGAACTCTTTTTCTTAAGGCAGAAAAAGGATCCGCGCACATATTTCAATACGATGCAGGTTTTTTTCGCGCTTACGTTCTTTTCCAACCTTTTATTCAAAATAGACGAGAATTTCGACTACCCGTATAATGCTTTCTTTGTCGTTTCTATTGTCCTGATAAGCCTTAACTCACTTCGCGTTGCGTGGATAGCATTCCTCGTTAAAAAACAGAAGCTCTACCTTTTGATTATCTCAATTATTTTATCAATTCTTTTTGCCCTGAACTTCGGTTTGTTAAGCGATACTAATACTATTCGGCAGATTATCGTAAATTTTTCACCCGGTCTCTATTCAATACTTAGTCTTACCATGATTTACGGAATGATCTATTTCGGTGTAATCTTTTTTACAACGCTGTTTCATCTCCCCACTGCTGAGGCCTTCGACCGGAAAGCCGAAGAAGTCTCCTCCCTTATGGATCTTACTAAACTGATTACACAGGTTTTCGACTTTAAAGAACTTGCAGATACAGTTACTTCAATTACGACGAAAGTCTGTAATTCTTATTCAGCATGGCTCGTTACCAGAAATGAAAATGAGATGGAATTAAATTCCGTTAACAATATCGGTTATGTCGAAGCGGATAAGCTTACCAAAATTTTATTAAATTCGGATGATCAGGATCAGCAGCGCGTTCAGACAATTTACTTCGATTCAGTCAGCTCCGAACTTAAATCCGTGATGAAAGAATTCCGGTCGATTGCAATTGCTCCTCTCAAGCTTCAAGGTCAGGTGAACGGATTTCTGATTACTGCCCGTCATAAGGATGTTAACTTTGACGAGGATGAAAAGAGATCGCTTCAGGCATTTGCCGACTATGCTGCAGTAGCTCTTGAAAACGCCAAACTTATTGCGGAGTCGATTGAAAAAGAAAGACTGGAAAAAGAACTTGATGTTGCAAGGGATATTCAAAGAAAGATTCTGCCGGATCATGTCCCTGTATCACGCGACTTTGAAGTTGCCGCTCTGTTTGTGCCCGCATTCGAAGTCGGAGGGGATTATTACGACTTCTTTAAAATAGCGGATGATAAGCTTGCATTTGTTGTTGCTGATGTATCCGGCAAGGGGATTTCAGCAGCTTTTATTATGGCGGAAGTTAAAGGAATATTCGAATCGCTCTCCAAATTAATTTTGAATCCCCGGGACCTTTTAATTAAGGTAAATGAGATTCTAAAAGAGAGTCTGGATAAAAAGAGTTTTGTGACAGTTGTTTATGGTATTCTAAATCAATCTACAGGCGAACTTATATTTGCACGTGCCGGTCATCCTCCAATTCTTTTGTGTTCTGGAAACGGGGTAGAACGACTTCAGCCGAATGGAATTGGAATTGGTCTCGACTATTCCAGCGGATTTGCAAATACGTTAAAAGAAATGCAAATTGTATTGAAAAATGATGATATTATTGCGTTTTATTCGGATGGTATTCCCGAAGCCAAGAATTCGAACGACGAGGACTTCGGATACGATCGATTCGAACAGATAATCTTTCAGAATCGCGAAAAAAGCCTCGATGAAATTTCGAATATCCTTATGCATGATCTTACCATTTTTTCTAAAGATCATTCTCAGCATGACGATATTACATTAGTTTTAATAAAGTGGAATAAGAAGAATTAA
- a CDS encoding STAS domain-containing protein, which yields MADFNVNLRGVGSVSVIDVNGYLDAHTAPELENVFNKLLDEKNFRVVVNFNDLKYISSAGLGVFMAYVETMRENKGDIKFSNMKESVYNIFDLLGFPILYEFYKDENEAVRKFNEQGIS from the coding sequence ATGGCGGATTTCAATGTCAACTTACGGGGAGTCGGTTCCGTAAGTGTAATTGATGTAAATGGGTATCTTGATGCTCACACCGCGCCTGAACTGGAAAATGTGTTCAACAAACTGCTTGATGAGAAAAATTTTAGAGTAGTGGTTAATTTCAACGATCTCAAATATATCAGCAGTGCAGGTTTAGGGGTTTTCATGGCTTATGTGGAAACTATGCGGGAAAATAAAGGGGATATTAAATTCTCTAATATGAAAGAGAGTGTCTATAATATTTTCGACCTACTCGGTTTTCCTATCCTCTATGAATTCTATAAAGATGAAAATGAAGCCGTCCGGAAATTTAATGAGCAGGGCATATCTTGA